From one Humulus lupulus chromosome 8, drHumLupu1.1, whole genome shotgun sequence genomic stretch:
- the LOC133798445 gene encoding pentatricopeptide repeat-containing protein At2g39620 yields the protein MRTPKALLMKYGIHKPHHTITSLKNHSQYIRLLNSCKNFESLLQIHGHLVVSGLREDSSILTHLINAYSFFHKCDISRLVFDSMPNPTIILWNSMIRAYTMSKRYKDALEMYHCMLDEGLEPDKYTFNFVVKACTGALNLQEGILIHREIVRRNLESDVFIGTSLIDFYCKTGELSFAREVFDGLPRKDGVACNAMIAGFSQSSDPSKALVFFRSMQFLGLEPNSVSLLNLVPAVCRLGDFDSCRSIHGYAVKRDFGTAVSNGLIDMYSKCGSVNVALRVFNAMHNCDDISWGTLMAGLVCNRRFFEVLELFECMKFQNLKLNKVSVISALLAAAELRDLEKGKEVHNFALQEEIHSDILVITPIITMYAKCGQIEKAKELFDKLQEKDLIALSALLSAFLQSGYYEEVLSLFRDCRTENLTPDGVTLSTVLSACVEVSSVKLGKSIHCYAVKANIDCDISIGTALVSMYAKCGFFTSALILFDRMPSKDIVTWNALINAYTQNGEPYHAVEMFRNLQLSGIQPDAGTMVGLIPACTVWNDLDQGACIHGKIIKSGLESDSHVQNSLIGMYAKCGSLSSAACLFNRIQSMKDEVSWNVIIAGYAQSGYAKEAISAFHQMKLESLRPNSVTIVSVLPAVAYLSALSEGVAIHAYITKMGFLSNTLVRNSLIDMYAKCGLLDFSERCFNEMEQKDNVSFNVMLAGYAVHGRGNCAVSLFSLMQESYVQVDKLSFISVLSACRHSGLVKEGRKIFQSMHQKHLLDPNLEHYACMVDLLGRAGLFDEALNLISTMPMEPDAGVWGALLGACRIHSNAKLGEVALNNLVKFEPGNLTNYIVLSNIYTQSGRWRDADKINVMIKDSGLKKTPGCTWVEIKNKLHTFRVGDQSHPQFESMCFLWNKLLEKMENLGYVPDRSCVLQNVEEEDKDLFLYNHSERLAITFALLNTEPGSTIHLVKNLRVCVDCHSATKYITKVTNRSIIVRDAIRFHHFEDGICSCKDYW from the coding sequence ATGAGGACACCCAAAGCTTTGCTCATGAAATATGGAATACACAAACCACACCATACCATTACTTCTCTTAAAAACCATTCTCAGTACATTCGCCTCCTCAATTCATGCAAGAACTTCGAGTCCCTGCTTCAAATCCATGGCCATTTGGTAGTTTCAGGCCTTAGAGAAGACAGTTCCATACTGACGCATCTTATCAATGCCTATTCTTTTTTccataaatgtgatatatctCGTTTGGTATTCGATTCTATGCCAAACCCAACTATTATTTTGTGGAACTCTATGATCAGAGCTTACACAATGTCAAAAAGATATAAAGATGCTCTTGAAATGTATCATTGTATGTTAGATGAAGGCTTAGAACCAGATAAATATACTTTTAATTTTGTTGTGAAGGCTTGTACCGGTGCTTTAAATTTACAAGAGGGTATTCTAATCCACCGTGAAATAGTTCGTAGGAATTTAGAATCGGATGTATTTATTGGGACAAGTTTAATCGACTTCTATTGCAAAACAGGGGAACTAAGCTTTGCACGCGAAGTGTTTGATGGATTGCCTCGAAAGGATGGTGTGGCTTGTAATGCAATGATTGCTGGGTTTTCGCAGAGCTCAGATCCTAGCAAGGCATTAGTATTTTTCCGGAGCATGCAATTCTTGGGGTTGGAGCCAAACTCAGTGAGCTTGTTGAACTTGGTCCCAGCTGTTTGCCGACTAGGGGATTTTGATTCTTGTAGGTCTATTCATGGTTACGCTGTTAAGAGGGACTTTGGAACTGCAGTTTCAAATGGGCTGATTGATATGTACTCCAAATGTGGAAGTGTTAACGTTGCTTTACGGGTTTTCAATGCAATGCATAACTGTGATGACATCTCATGGGGTACACTGATGGCTGGGTTGGTCTGTAACAGGCGATTCTTCGAGGTTTTGGAGTTGTTTGAATGCATGAAATTTCAGAATCTTAAGTTGAATAAGGTATCAGTCATTAGTGCTCTTTTGGCTGCAGCTGAGCTAAGAGATTTAGAGAAAGGAAAGGAGGTCCACAATTTTGCTCTACAAGAAGAAATCCATTCAGATATTTTGGTCATCACTCCTATAATAACAATGTATGCCAAGTGTGGACAAATCGAGAAGGCTAAAGAACTTTTTGACAAGCTTCAGGAAAAAGATTTGATTGCTCTCTCTGCACTATTGTCTGCTTTTCTTCAGTCGGGGTATTATGAAGAGGTTTTATCATTGTTTCGAGATTGTCGTACTGAAAATTTGACACCAGATGGGGTAACCCTTTCAACTGTACTTTCAGCATGTGTAGAAGTATCATCTGTGAAATTAGGTAAGAGCATACACTGCTATGCTGTTAAGGCCAATATTGATTGTGATATCTCAATAGGAACAGCCCTTGTGTCCATGTATGCTAAATGTGGATTCTTCACTTCTGCATTGATCCTATTCGATAGGATGCCATCTAAAGATATTGTCACGTGGAATGCTTTGATAAATGCATATACCCAGAATGGGGAACCATATCATGCTGTGGAAATGTTTCGTAATTTACAGTTGTCTGGAATACAGCCAGATGCAGGAACTATGGTAGGTTTGATTCCAGCATGTACCGTATGGAATGACTTAGATCAAGGTGCTTGCATCCATGGGAAAATCATAAAGAGTGGCCTTGAATCTGACAGTCACGTACAAAATTCTCTTATTGGGATGTATGCGAAGTGTGGAAGTCTGTCTTCAGCTGCTTGTTTATTCAACAGAATCCAGTCAATGAAGGATGAAGTTTCATGGAATGTTATAATTGCTGGGTATGCACAGAGCGGGTATGCAAAAGAAGCTATCTCTGCCTTTCATCAGATGAAGTTGGAGAGCCTGAGGCCGAATTCAGTAACAATTGTGAGCGTTCTTCCTGCAGTTGCTTACCTTTCAGCCTTAAGTGAAGGCGTTGCAATTCATGCCTATATAACCAAGATGGGATTTTTGTCAAACACACTTGTCAGAAATAGTCTCATTGATATGTATGCTAAATGTGGCCTGCTAGATTTTTCAGAGAGATGTTTTAATGAAATGGAACAAAAAGATAATGTTTCATTCAATGTAATGCTTGCAGGATATGCAGTGCATGGCCGAGGAAATTGTGCAGTTTCACTTTTTTCTCTCATGCAGGAAAGTTATGTCCAAGTTGATAAACTCTCTTTTATCAGTGTTTTATCTGCTTGCAGACACTCTGGTTTAGTAAAAGAAGGCAGGAAAATCTTTCAGTCGATGCACCAAAAGCATCTTCTTGACCCAAATTTAGAACATTATGCTTGCATGGTAGATCTTTTAGGTCGTGCTGGATTATTTGATGAGGCACTAAATTTAATAAGTACAATGCCTATGGAGCCAGATGCTGGAGTTTGGGGAGCTTTGTTGGGAGCATGTAGAATTCATTCTAATGCGAAGTTAGGAGAAGTTGCCCTGAATAACCTTGTTAAATTTGAGCCCGGAAACCTCACTAATTATATTGTTTTATCAAATATATATACTCAATCTGGTAGATGGCGTGATGCTGACAAGATAAATGTTATGATAAAAGACTCAGGTTTGAAGAAAACTCCGGGATGCACATGGGTTGAGATTAAAAACAAGCTCCATACATTTCGAGTGGGCGATCAAAGCCACCCACAGTTTGAGAGTATGTGTTTTCTTTGGAACAAATTGCTTGAGAAGATGGAGAATTTGGGCTATGTTCCTGACAGAAGTTGTGTGCTACAGAATGTGGAGGAAGAGGATAAGGATTTGTTTCTTTACAATCATAGTGAAAGGTTAGCCATAACATTTGCTCTTCTCAACACAGAACCTGGGTCTACCATCCACTTAGTTAAAAATCTTCGTGTCTGTGTGGATTGCCACTCTGCTACCAAGTATATTACAAAAGTCACAAACCGTTCAATCATTGTGAGAGATGCCATTCGTTTTCATCATTTTGAAGATGGTATCTGCTCATGCAAGGATTATTGGTAA